The following coding sequences lie in one Lentilactobacillus sp. SPB1-3 genomic window:
- a CDS encoding gluconeogenesis factor YvcK family protein yields the protein MYNALVSHRPKVVVIGGGTGLPVILKNLKDKHVDITAVVTVADDGGSSGIIRDYINVVPPGDIRNVIAALSELPETELELFQYRFDSKDSFFAGHAIGNLIIAALSEMEGGIFDAVQYLSQSMRVNGNIYPAANEPLELHAEFTDGSQLRGESEITAADKQIKRVWVTTRNNDGEPEAVQEVVDAILNADQIVLGPGSLFTSILPNLMIKNVGEAILESSADVVYICNIMTQKGETDNFTEADHVRVLNEHLGRNFVNTVLVNNKKVPEEYMDYQKWNEISQPVKHDFQGLRDMGCRVVSADFLELKERGAFHNGQEVADELINLIGRPNDY from the coding sequence ATGTACAATGCATTAGTTAGTCATCGCCCTAAGGTCGTCGTGATCGGTGGAGGAACTGGCTTACCAGTTATTTTGAAAAATCTAAAGGATAAGCATGTTGATATCACTGCCGTAGTGACAGTGGCCGATGATGGTGGTTCATCTGGAATCATCAGAGATTATATTAACGTGGTGCCACCTGGAGATATTCGAAACGTAATCGCGGCGTTATCTGAGTTACCTGAAACTGAATTGGAACTCTTCCAATATCGGTTTGATAGTAAGGATTCATTCTTTGCGGGCCATGCGATCGGTAACTTGATTATCGCAGCACTTTCTGAAATGGAAGGCGGTATCTTTGATGCGGTTCAGTATTTGAGTCAGTCAATGCGGGTTAACGGTAATATTTATCCGGCCGCTAATGAACCTTTGGAGTTACATGCTGAGTTCACTGATGGCTCACAGTTACGTGGAGAATCAGAAATTACAGCTGCTGATAAGCAAATCAAACGTGTGTGGGTCACTACTCGAAATAACGATGGTGAACCTGAGGCCGTCCAAGAAGTGGTCGATGCAATTTTGAACGCCGATCAAATCGTCTTGGGACCAGGTAGTTTGTTTACTAGCATCTTGCCTAACCTGATGATCAAGAACGTCGGTGAGGCTATTTTAGAGTCTAGTGCTGACGTGGTTTATATCTGTAATATCATGACTCAAAAGGGTGAAACAGATAACTTCACTGAGGCTGATCATGTTCGTGTCCTCAATGAACATTTAGGACGGAACTTTGTCAACACGGTATTGGTCAACAATAAAAAAGTTCCTGAAGAATATATGGATTATCAAAAATGGAATGAAATCTCGCAACCTGTTAAACATGATTTCCAAGGTCTCCGAGATATGGGATGCCGAGTAGTTTCGGCAGACTTTTTGGAGTTGAAGGAGCGAGGAGCATTCCATAATGGTCAAGAAGTTGCTGATGAATTAATCAACTTAATCGGTAGGCCAAACGACTATTAA
- a CDS encoding DNA polymerase thumb domain-containing protein yields the protein MYDYSKEPRKVIFMIDSKSFYASCESVSLHMNPLKSILIVMSQAENTNGGLVLAASPLAKKLLGVRNVMRKRDVPQDPRLIVVQPRMNYYIQENIRINDIFKQYTPKEDWCPYSIDESLLDMTHSWHLYGESPYEVARKIQLQVKRETGIYLTVGIGDNPLLAKLALDLEAKKSRSLIGEWHYEDVPDKLWPVTELSDVWSIGHATADKLKHLNIHSMEDLAHYNPYKLADKIGKVAGGELFALAWGIDRSIISQRYSVKEKSYSNSQVLPRDYQVRSEIELVIKELADQVASRIRKHRKKARVVSLYVGLSYADHDKGNHGFSRQMKIEPTNNSKELIAHIMTIFRENWHGEVVRNIGVTYGNLIDDTYDQLNLFQSPKDIFKARKVDETMDSIRRQFGFTKLVRLSSLQKGGTAIKRAGLVGGHNGGNSYE from the coding sequence ATGTATGATTACAGCAAAGAACCTAGAAAAGTCATTTTTATGATCGATAGCAAGAGTTTCTACGCTAGCTGTGAGTCTGTATCACTTCATATGAATCCGCTTAAATCAATTTTAATTGTGATGTCCCAAGCGGAGAACACCAATGGAGGATTAGTGCTTGCAGCATCCCCCCTGGCCAAGAAACTCTTAGGTGTCCGCAACGTCATGCGCAAACGTGACGTACCTCAAGATCCACGCTTGATTGTGGTTCAACCACGGATGAACTACTATATTCAAGAAAATATTCGCATTAACGACATTTTTAAACAGTACACACCCAAAGAAGATTGGTGTCCCTATTCAATCGATGAATCATTATTGGATATGACCCATTCATGGCATTTATATGGCGAAAGCCCTTATGAAGTGGCACGGAAAATCCAACTTCAAGTTAAGCGAGAAACCGGAATCTATCTAACGGTTGGTATCGGCGATAACCCCTTGCTTGCCAAACTTGCACTAGATCTGGAAGCCAAGAAAAGTCGTTCTTTAATTGGCGAATGGCACTATGAGGATGTACCTGATAAGCTTTGGCCCGTCACGGAGTTATCAGATGTCTGGAGCATTGGTCACGCCACTGCAGACAAACTCAAGCACCTGAACATCCATTCAATGGAGGATTTAGCCCACTATAATCCGTATAAGCTAGCTGACAAGATCGGCAAGGTAGCTGGTGGTGAATTATTCGCTTTGGCTTGGGGCATTGATCGCTCCATCATCAGTCAAAGATATAGTGTCAAAGAAAAATCCTACAGCAATTCTCAAGTGCTTCCCCGTGATTACCAAGTACGCAGTGAAATTGAATTAGTAATCAAGGAACTCGCTGATCAAGTGGCTTCTCGTATCCGCAAGCATCGCAAAAAAGCGCGAGTCGTTTCACTATATGTTGGTTTATCGTACGCTGATCATGACAAAGGTAACCATGGCTTTAGTCGGCAAATGAAGATTGAACCAACTAATAATTCCAAAGAGTTGATTGCCCACATCATGACCATTTTCCGTGAGAATTGGCATGGCGAAGTAGTCAGAAATATTGGTGTTACCTATGGTAATTTGATCGATGATACCTATGATCAACTCAATTTATTTCAAAGTCCCAAAGATATCTTTAAGGCTAGAAAAGTTGATGAAACTATGGATAGTATCCGAAGACAGTTTGGTTTTACAAAGCTCGTTAGACTCTCAAGTCTCCAAAAAGGTGGAACGGCAATCAAGCGTGCTGGCTTAGTTGGTGGTCACAATGGTGGTAATTCCTATGAGTAG
- the whiA gene encoding DNA-binding protein WhiA encodes MSYASEVKKELTSLTVHRDNAKAELMALIRMNGSISIKNHHFVLNVSSENPAIARRMYQLLTQFYGITGELSVRKQMKLKKNNLYILRVNESASKLLDDLKIFDGVQLVDRVPVELLTKDSQIRSYLRGAFLAGGSVNNPETSRYHLEIYSLYENHNDMIAEMMQKYNLPARTTKRRSGYITYIKEAEKIADFLQLIGATNSMLKFEDIRIVRDMRNSVNRLVNCENANMNKVASAASKQIENIKLIDERVGLDQLPDKLAQIAQTRLQHPEVSLKELGEMVPGGPISKSGVNHRLRKINEFAEKFVSDEEVV; translated from the coding sequence ATGTCATATGCAAGTGAGGTTAAAAAAGAACTCACATCGTTAACTGTTCATCGGGATAACGCTAAGGCTGAGTTAATGGCCTTGATCAGAATGAACGGATCGATTTCAATCAAAAACCACCACTTTGTGCTTAACGTCTCATCTGAAAATCCGGCAATTGCTCGACGAATGTACCAGTTGTTAACCCAATTTTATGGGATCACTGGTGAACTTAGTGTTCGAAAGCAAATGAAGCTCAAGAAAAATAACCTGTATATCTTGCGGGTAAATGAGTCAGCTTCTAAATTATTAGATGACTTAAAAATTTTTGATGGTGTTCAACTTGTCGACCGAGTTCCCGTTGAATTACTAACGAAGGATTCGCAAATCAGATCATATCTCCGTGGGGCATTCTTAGCTGGTGGTTCAGTTAATAACCCAGAGACTTCCCGTTATCATTTAGAGATTTATTCATTGTATGAGAATCATAATGATATGATCGCCGAAATGATGCAAAAATATAATTTACCGGCCAGAACTACTAAACGTCGGAGTGGTTATATTACGTACATCAAGGAAGCTGAAAAAATCGCTGATTTCTTACAATTGATTGGTGCTACTAATTCCATGCTTAAGTTTGAAGATATTCGGATCGTCCGTGATATGCGGAACTCAGTTAATCGATTGGTCAACTGCGAGAATGCGAATATGAACAAGGTAGCTAGTGCTGCTAGTAAGCAAATCGAAAACATTAAGTTGATCGATGAGCGGGTGGGATTAGATCAGTTACCAGATAAATTAGCGCAAATTGCGCAAACTAGATTACAACATCCAGAAGTTAGTTTGAAAGAACTAGGCGAAATGGTTCCGGGCGGACCAATTTCTAAGTCAGGTGTTAATCACCGCCTAAGAAAAATTAATGAATTTGCTGAAAAATTCGTTTCTGATGAAGAAGTAGTTTAA
- a CDS encoding VOC family protein, producing MHSHHISLLTKDAKQNIDFYTRVMGLRLIKNTVNQENIKIRHLFYGDYLGTPGSVVTFFALPLLGQRTDAKHFFNGFRLAIPTGSAEFWQKRLSAENLVVKEIPDGLAFNDPEGIEIELVVTDRKLVGYQVVPDNGIPAEFQVSRLLGTELHIPDPDKTASFFHDWLGLVITGDNEVQLEDNESIRLFATDSDDRTRFGRGSIDHFALAVADTDELEKYYQIAKEQHLNIEEYIDRGWFKSLYVRDPGDNRIELATLGPGFSLDEPILTMGSTLGLPPAFEGNRQEIMDYYAKTGVNFADKN from the coding sequence ATGCACAGCCATCATATTTCATTATTAACTAAAGATGCCAAGCAAAATATCGACTTTTATACTCGGGTAATGGGATTGCGATTGATCAAAAATACGGTCAATCAAGAAAACATTAAAATCAGACACTTGTTCTATGGTGATTATTTAGGGACCCCTGGTAGTGTGGTTACGTTCTTTGCGTTGCCACTATTAGGTCAGAGAACGGATGCTAAGCACTTTTTTAACGGATTCCGCTTAGCAATTCCAACGGGTAGTGCCGAATTTTGGCAGAAGCGGTTAAGTGCTGAAAACTTGGTCGTTAAGGAAATACCAGACGGATTAGCATTTAATGATCCTGAAGGAATTGAAATCGAATTAGTTGTGACTGATCGTAAACTAGTTGGTTATCAAGTAGTGCCAGATAATGGTATTCCAGCTGAATTCCAAGTCAGCAGACTGTTAGGTACTGAGTTGCATATTCCTGATCCTGATAAAACCGCATCATTCTTCCATGATTGGCTGGGATTAGTGATTACTGGTGATAATGAGGTTCAACTAGAAGATAACGAGAGCATTCGTTTATTTGCCACTGACAGTGATGATAGAACCCGATTTGGTCGGGGAAGTATCGATCATTTTGCATTGGCAGTAGCCGATACAGATGAGTTGGAGAAGTATTATCAAATTGCTAAAGAGCAACACTTAAATATTGAAGAATATATTGACCGAGGTTGGTTCAAGAGTCTCTATGTCAGAGACCCTGGTGATAATCGTATTGAGTTGGCCACATTAGGACCTGGATTCAGTCTAGATGAACCAATCCTTACCATGGGAAGCACTCTAGGCTTACCACCTGCATTTGAAGGTAATCGTCAAGAAATTATGGACTATTACGCAAAGACTGGGGTCAACTTTGCGGATAAAAATTAA
- the rapZ gene encoding RNase adapter RapZ, translating to MAVRNRFVIITGMSGAGKTVVAQSFEDLGYFVVDNMPPTLLPKFMNIIRSERDIDRIALVVDLRSQVFYDEILAMNQSLKDDKNNDVDLVFLDASDTKLVSRYKETRRSHPLARNGRTIDGIKEERTLLSSVREAADLVVDTTNLSPRKLREEIFHSYSIDDGNVPFHIEVMSFGFKYGVPLDADIVMDVRFLPNPYYDPKMRYKTGLDQEVSDFVMKSAGAEEFYTKLHDLIAFTLPGYEKEGKANLTIAIGCTGGQHRSVAIAERLAKDLREKYTVNITHRDIERIKKGAE from the coding sequence ATGGCAGTCAGAAATCGATTTGTAATCATTACTGGGATGAGTGGTGCCGGTAAGACCGTTGTTGCCCAAAGTTTTGAAGACTTGGGTTACTTCGTTGTTGATAACATGCCACCAACTCTGTTACCTAAATTTATGAATATCATTCGTAGTGAACGTGATATCGATCGGATTGCATTAGTCGTCGATTTACGATCACAAGTTTTTTATGACGAAATCTTAGCAATGAATCAATCCTTAAAGGATGATAAAAACAATGATGTTGATCTAGTATTCCTAGACGCATCAGATACCAAGTTAGTTTCAAGATATAAAGAAACCCGTCGTTCACATCCCCTTGCACGAAATGGGCGGACAATCGACGGTATTAAAGAAGAGCGAACTTTATTAAGTAGTGTTCGCGAAGCGGCCGACTTAGTTGTCGACACCACTAATTTATCCCCAAGAAAATTACGAGAAGAAATCTTCCATAGTTATTCAATTGATGATGGTAACGTGCCATTCCATATTGAAGTAATGTCATTTGGCTTTAAGTATGGTGTGCCATTGGACGCAGATATCGTTATGGATGTTCGATTCTTGCCTAATCCTTACTATGATCCTAAGATGCGCTATAAGACCGGATTGGACCAGGAAGTTAGCGACTTTGTGATGAAATCTGCTGGTGCAGAGGAATTCTACACTAAATTGCATGATTTAATAGCCTTCACCTTACCAGGCTATGAAAAAGAAGGTAAGGCCAATCTAACGATTGCAATCGGCTGTACTGGTGGTCAACACCGTTCAGTAGCTATTGCAGAAAGGTTAGCTAAGGATCTCCGCGAGAAATATACGGTCAACATTACTCACCGTGATATCGAACGGATCAAAAAGGGGGCTGAGTGA
- the clpP gene encoding ATP-dependent Clp endopeptidase proteolytic subunit ClpP: MNLVPTVIEQSSNGERAYDIYSRLLKDRIIMLSGEINDDMANAIIAQLLFLDAQDSEKDIYLYINSPGGVITSGMAIYDTMNFIKADVQTIVMGMAASMASVLASSGTKGKRFALPHSQVLIHQPLGGAQGQQTEIEIAAQEILKSRKMLNEILAENSGQPLEKINRDTDRDHYLTAQEAVDYGLLDGIMSSTSERK, from the coding sequence ATGAACTTAGTGCCAACCGTTATTGAACAATCATCAAACGGAGAACGTGCATATGATATTTACTCTCGCCTATTAAAAGATAGAATTATCATGCTATCAGGTGAAATTAACGATGATATGGCTAACGCGATCATTGCGCAACTATTATTCTTAGATGCTCAAGACTCTGAAAAAGATATTTACCTTTACATTAACTCACCAGGTGGTGTTATTACCTCTGGTATGGCTATCTACGATACTATGAACTTCATCAAAGCTGATGTTCAAACAATCGTTATGGGTATGGCTGCATCAATGGCATCCGTATTGGCTTCATCAGGAACTAAGGGCAAGCGTTTCGCATTACCTCATTCTCAAGTTCTTATTCACCAACCATTAGGTGGTGCTCAAGGACAACAGACTGAAATCGAAATTGCTGCACAAGAAATCCTTAAGTCACGTAAGATGCTTAATGAAATCTTGGCAGAAAACTCTGGTCAACCTCTCGAAAAGATCAATCGTGATACTGACCGAGACCATTACTTAACAGCTCAAGAAGCCGTTGATTATGGTTTGCTAGATGGCATTATGTCTTCAACCAGCGAGAGAAAATAA
- the uvrA gene encoding excinuclease ABC subunit UvrA produces MANDKIVIRGARAHNLKNIDVSIPKNKLVVMTGLSGSGKSSLAFDTLYAEGQRRYVESLSSYARQFLGQMDKPDVDSIDGLSPAISIDQKTTSKNPRSTVGTVTEINDYLRLLWARVGTPICPNDGTVISSQSVDQMIQQIMQLPERTRLQIFSPVVRGKKGEHKKVFEKIKREGFVRVQVDGENYDIDDDIELDKNKQHDINIIIDRIVVKDGINNRLSDSLEAALRLSGGYAVADFLGERDPLMFSEHYACPVCGFTVGELEPRLFSFNSPLGACPDCDGLGMKLEVDPDLIVPDQTKTLNEGALVPWSSSNSKYYPNMLEQVCSAEKIDMDTPFNKLSKKERDLLLFGSKKSKIYHFHLSSDFGGIRDVDGPFEGVVNNVERRYNSTSSDFVRGQLGSYMTELTCATCHGMRLNRKALAVKVDGRNIAEISELNVGRELTFFNEVKFGEQSTMIAKPIIKEIGDRLTFLQNVGLDYLTLSRSARTLSGGEAQRIRLATQIGSNLSGVLYILDEPSIGLHQRDNDRLIQSLKNMRDLGNTLVVVEHDEDTMRSADYIVDIGPGAGAAGGEVMAAGTPKQVERSKKSITGQYLAGKRFIPVPTERRSGNGQSITVVGASENNLKDITVDFPLGELVVVTGVSGSGKSTLVNDILKKALAQKINRNSEKPGSYEEIKGYENIEKIVNIDQTPIGRTPRSNPATYTGVFDDIRDLFASTNDAKLRGFKKGRFSFNVKGGRCETCRGDGIIKIEMNFLPDVYVPCEVCHGKRYNAETLEVEYKGKSIADVLDMTVEEALDFFSAIPKIQRKLQTIKDVGLGYVPLGQSATTLSGGEAQRMKLASELHKKSSGKNFYILDEPTTGLHTEDIRKLLGVLQQLVDQGNTVLIIEHNLDVIKSADQLIDLGPEGGDGGGQVIATGTPEQVAEAKKSYTGQYLKPVLERDKQLEEQTK; encoded by the coding sequence TTGGCAAATGACAAGATAGTTATACGTGGGGCTAGGGCCCATAATTTAAAAAATATTGATGTGTCCATCCCTAAGAATAAATTAGTCGTTATGACTGGTTTGTCAGGTTCTGGTAAAAGTTCTCTGGCGTTCGACACATTATATGCTGAAGGACAACGGCGTTATGTTGAGAGTCTCTCCTCGTACGCTCGTCAGTTCTTAGGCCAAATGGATAAACCAGATGTGGACTCAATTGATGGGCTCAGTCCAGCCATCTCTATTGACCAAAAAACCACCTCTAAGAATCCACGTTCAACAGTTGGAACGGTTACTGAAATCAATGATTACCTTAGATTGCTCTGGGCTAGAGTCGGGACACCTATTTGTCCAAATGATGGTACTGTGATTTCTAGTCAATCTGTTGATCAGATGATTCAACAAATTATGCAATTACCTGAACGGACTAGACTACAGATTTTTTCACCAGTTGTCCGGGGCAAAAAAGGTGAACATAAAAAGGTCTTTGAAAAAATCAAACGTGAAGGATTCGTTCGGGTCCAAGTCGACGGCGAAAATTATGATATCGACGACGATATTGAGCTAGATAAGAACAAGCAACACGATATCAACATCATTATTGACCGAATCGTGGTTAAAGATGGTATCAATAATCGGTTGTCTGATTCACTAGAAGCTGCACTTAGATTATCTGGTGGTTACGCGGTTGCTGACTTCTTAGGCGAACGAGATCCACTAATGTTTTCTGAACACTATGCTTGTCCAGTCTGTGGATTCACTGTGGGCGAGTTGGAACCTAGATTATTTTCTTTTAACTCACCATTGGGCGCTTGTCCTGATTGTGATGGTTTAGGGATGAAGTTGGAAGTAGATCCTGACTTGATCGTCCCAGATCAGACTAAGACATTGAACGAAGGAGCACTTGTTCCTTGGAGTTCATCTAACTCTAAGTACTATCCCAACATGTTGGAACAAGTTTGTTCCGCTGAAAAAATCGACATGGACACTCCATTCAATAAGTTATCTAAAAAAGAACGCGATTTATTATTATTCGGTTCTAAAAAATCGAAGATCTATCATTTCCACTTGAGCAGTGACTTCGGTGGTATCAGAGACGTTGACGGTCCTTTTGAAGGTGTCGTTAATAACGTCGAACGTCGTTACAACAGTACTTCAAGTGACTTTGTTCGTGGCCAATTAGGTTCATACATGACCGAATTAACTTGTGCTACTTGTCACGGTATGCGATTAAACCGTAAGGCCTTGGCCGTTAAAGTTGATGGTCGCAACATCGCTGAAATTTCTGAATTAAACGTCGGTAGAGAATTAACATTCTTCAACGAAGTTAAATTTGGCGAACAAAGCACGATGATTGCTAAACCAATCATAAAAGAAATTGGTGACCGACTGACCTTCTTGCAAAACGTTGGTTTGGATTATTTAACATTGTCTAGATCCGCCAGAACTCTTTCTGGTGGGGAAGCTCAACGAATTAGATTAGCAACTCAGATTGGTTCTAATTTGTCTGGTGTCTTGTATATCTTGGATGAACCTTCAATTGGTTTACATCAACGCGATAATGATCGATTGATCCAATCATTAAAGAACATGCGTGACCTTGGCAATACGCTTGTCGTGGTTGAACATGATGAGGACACTATGCGGTCAGCTGATTATATCGTTGATATCGGACCAGGCGCTGGAGCCGCCGGTGGTGAAGTAATGGCCGCCGGAACACCTAAGCAAGTTGAACGTTCTAAGAAATCAATCACTGGTCAATACTTGGCCGGCAAACGATTTATTCCCGTACCAACCGAACGTCGGAGTGGTAATGGCCAATCAATTACCGTTGTCGGTGCCAGTGAGAATAACTTGAAGGACATCACGGTTGATTTTCCACTGGGAGAATTAGTCGTTGTGACTGGTGTGTCAGGTTCTGGTAAATCAACATTAGTTAATGATATTTTGAAGAAGGCATTGGCTCAAAAGATCAATCGTAATTCTGAAAAGCCCGGTTCGTATGAAGAAATTAAGGGTTATGAAAATATCGAAAAAATCGTTAATATAGATCAAACCCCAATCGGTAGAACTCCTAGAAGTAATCCTGCCACTTATACTGGTGTCTTTGATGATATTCGTGATTTATTTGCTAGCACCAATGATGCTAAGCTAAGAGGTTTCAAAAAAGGGCGCTTTAGCTTCAACGTTAAGGGTGGTCGTTGTGAGACTTGTCGAGGCGATGGTATCATTAAGATTGAAATGAACTTTTTACCTGACGTGTACGTTCCATGTGAAGTTTGTCATGGTAAGCGATACAATGCTGAAACTCTTGAAGTTGAATATAAGGGCAAGAGTATCGCCGACGTCTTAGACATGACAGTTGAAGAAGCGCTTGATTTCTTCAGTGCCATTCCTAAGATTCAAAGAAAGCTCCAAACTATTAAAGATGTTGGCTTAGGATATGTGCCACTGGGACAATCCGCAACCACACTTTCAGGTGGGGAAGCTCAACGAATGAAGTTAGCTTCTGAGTTGCACAAGAAGTCTTCAGGCAAGAACTTCTATATTCTTGATGAACCAACCACTGGTTTGCATACCGAGGATATTCGTAAGTTATTGGGTGTTTTACAACAACTAGTTGATCAAGGTAACACTGTTTTGATCATCGAACATAATTTGGATGTGATTAAGAGTGCTGATCAATTGATCGACCTTGGTCCTGAAGGTGGCGACGGTGGAGGACAGGTCATTGCGACTGGTACTCCAGAACAAGTTGCTGAAGCAAAGAAGAGCTATACTGGTCAGTATCTAAAACCAGTTTTAGAGCGGGACAAACAATTAGAAGAACAGACTAAATAA